The Sulfurimonas sp. HSL-1716 sequence TTCATGACCGTGAGACTTATATATCATTATCATCCTTATTTAAATTTTTTCGCATCTTCCCCGTCTGCATCTTAAAAAATGCGAGTACGCCGAAAGTGACTCCCACTACGATAAAGAACATTCCCAGGTAGTCGTCCCTTTCATAAGCCATTATCACCCAGCACAAATCGGCCAAAAGAAAAGCCGCAACCGATTCGTATATCTTTCCTTTAAAGGTGAGATATGCTCCGATATTCAAAAGAATACCGCCGATAACCGCAAAAGAAACCATCTCTCAACCCCTTATATATCTTTTATATATCCACGCATAATAAATAGAGCTCATAAAAAACGCTGCTGCCATATAAGCGACGATGCTTTGCAGCGAAAATCCAATTTTAGCCAATTCTCCCGTTAAAAGAGAAGTAACCGAAGCGACAGTCAAAAATATCATGTCATTGTATGCTACGATACGACCATAATACTCCTTGTCGGTCTTATGCTGTATCAAAGTGTAGCTGTAAGACCAAAGCGTCGTCGTAAAGAATCCGACAAAAACCGATGCGAGAAGCGAGAGATAAAAATACTCCATCACGTACGACCAGACAAAAAGTGCAATTCCCTGAAACAAAAAAAGATACAAAAGTCTCTTGTCGTTTATCCATTTTCCCAAGAACACAGGACCAAACACGAGTCCTACGGCCCTTGATGAATGCATAAGCCCAAGAGCAAGCGAAGTGGCTATGACTGCGGAGTAGTATCTATCTACCATAAGTGCAACGACCGCATCAAACGATGTCAATCCGACAAGAGAGTGAACAAACATCAAGTGCAGAACATGTTTGTTCTCTTTGAGATACGTGAACGTTTTTTTCATCATCCTTATGACCGACTCGCCCGATTGTGTGACAATAACGTCTATCTTTACGTTAAAAAGAAGTAAAAAACCGATAAAGAACAAAAGCGCATCAAGAACAAATGCCGCCTTAACACCCAGTGCATAAACGACAAAACCGCTCACCGCCATACCGACGGTATATGAAAACGACCAGATAACCGAATGTATCTCGTTTGCCTGCTTTAAATGATCGTGATGAAGTATCCTCGGCAAAAGAGACATCTCGGCGGTAAAGTAGAAACTGGCCGCACCCATTCGTATAAATATGATGATATATAAAAGCCACAATAAAGAGATGTCTTGTACCATTAAAAGCGAAAGAGTTGAGACGATCTCTATCGATAAAAGCCAAAGCATAAGTTTTTTCGGAGCAAGCCGATCTATGAACGTTCCGCTTACGGGTGCCTGCAAAACGCCCGGGAGGAAATGCAAAGCGGCGACGAGTGCAATCACGCCTGCTGAAACATCCATCTCGATAAGCAGAGTATAGATCGCCACATTGCTAAACCACGCACCGAAATACGAGATCAATTGTATGGTCGACAATCGTCTTAAAACGTATTCGTTCTTCAATAATTTTATATACTGTTTCATACTCGCCATAGTACCAAAAACAGCTATTATTTTACACATAACATTGAATAAATTTAAATTTGTTAAAAAAAATTCAAAGATTTATTAAAGTTTTTATTTTTATAGACGATAATATGCCCAGAGTGATATTCTTATACATAAGGAGTTTGCCATGGACGGCTTACAAAACGTTGCAAGACAGCAAGTGTCACAGATGTCTAATCCGAATGCTCAAGGAAGAGCGGCTGCGGAGCAAACACAACAATCTACAGTTGTTCAACAGATGCAAAATGAAGATATGCATCCTACAAAAAAAATTACTTCTCAAGACGAAGTGAATGATCTGGTAAAAAAAATGAACGATGCTTTAAGCCCGTTTAATACATCGATCAAATTCGGGGTCGACAAACAAGACACTTTTTATGTTTCGGTCGTAGATACACAATCACAAAAAATGATAAGACGTTTTCCTGTTGAACAGGCTACCGAATTTCTTCCAAAAATGAAAGAACTGACCGGAATAATATTTGATACGAAAGGCTAAGGAAACTTATCCTTTTCGTATACTCCTCCTCCACTAACTGTTTTTTAATCTATTTTGTTGTAACATCACGCATATTATTTTATCTATTACGAGGTTTTGTGTATGAAAAAAGAGGTAAAAAAAGTAGTTTTGGCATATTCGGGCGGACTTGACACCAGTGTGATACTAAAATGGCTTCAAGACGAATACAAGGCTGAAGTCATTACTTTTACGGCAGATCTCGGACAGGGCGAAGAGGTCGAACCTGCACGTGAAAAAGCACTTAAAATGGGGATCAAACCGGAAAATATCTTTATCTTGGATATTCGCGAAGAGTTCGTAAAAGACTTCGTGTTCCCGATGTTTAGAGCAAATACCATTTATGAGGGCGAATACCTTTTGGGAACTTCAATCGCAAGACCGCTTATCGCAAAAAAACAGATCGAAATTGCAAATAAAATGGGTGCCGATGCGGTCAGCCATGGAGCAACAGGAAAAGGAAACGACCAAGTACGTTTTGAGCTTGGGTACCTGGGACTAAACCCTGATATTACGGTAATCGCTCCGTGGAGAGAGTGGGACCTTAACTCTCGTGAAAAACTTCTCGGCTATGCAAAAGAGCATGGTATCGATATCTCTCAAAAACATATCGATGAGAACGGTAACCCGAAAGTAAGCCCTTACTCAATGGATGCAAACCTTCTTCACATCTCTTATGAGGGACTACACCTAGAAGATCCGA is a genomic window containing:
- a CDS encoding MFS transporter — protein: MKQYIKLLKNEYVLRRLSTIQLISYFGAWFSNVAIYTLLIEMDVSAGVIALVAALHFLPGVLQAPVSGTFIDRLAPKKLMLWLLSIEIVSTLSLLMVQDISLLWLLYIIIFIRMGAASFYFTAEMSLLPRILHHDHLKQANEIHSVIWSFSYTVGMAVSGFVVYALGVKAAFVLDALLFFIGFLLLFNVKIDVIVTQSGESVIRMMKKTFTYLKENKHVLHLMFVHSLVGLTSFDAVVALMVDRYYSAVIATSLALGLMHSSRAVGLVFGPVFLGKWINDKRLLYLFLFQGIALFVWSYVMEYFYLSLLASVFVGFFTTTLWSYSYTLIQHKTDKEYYGRIVAYNDMIFLTVASVTSLLTGELAKIGFSLQSIVAYMAAAFFMSSIYYAWIYKRYIRG
- a CDS encoding flagellar protein FlaG is translated as MDGLQNVARQQVSQMSNPNAQGRAAAEQTQQSTVVQQMQNEDMHPTKKITSQDEVNDLVKKMNDALSPFNTSIKFGVDKQDTFYVSVVDTQSQKMIRRFPVEQATEFLPKMKELTGIIFDTKG
- a CDS encoding argininosuccinate synthase, with the protein product MKKEVKKVVLAYSGGLDTSVILKWLQDEYKAEVITFTADLGQGEEVEPAREKALKMGIKPENIFILDIREEFVKDFVFPMFRANTIYEGEYLLGTSIARPLIAKKQIEIANKMGADAVSHGATGKGNDQVRFELGYLGLNPDITVIAPWREWDLNSREKLLGYAKEHGIDISQKHIDENGNPKVSPYSMDANLLHISYEGLHLEDPNAEPEDSMWLWTTDPVNAPDAPEYITISYKNGDPIAINGEEMSPATLLKKLNDYGNKHGIGRIDIVENRYVGMKARGCYETPGGTIMLKAHRAIESITLDREAAHLKDEIMPKYAKLIYNGMWFTPEREALQALIDNTQKFVEGDVRLKLYKGNVMVVGRTSPKTLFSEAHSTFEADTVYNQKDAEGFIRLNALRLIIAGKARGN